In a genomic window of Desulfovibrionales bacterium:
- a CDS encoding NifB/NifX family molybdenum-iron cluster-binding protein yields MNGGRTEASPSRQALSGTKIAFATLDKRIAPVFDTARQIHVIEAKFGQIVRESREPLADNLPVQKALRLAELDIETLVCGAISRPLHALVTAYGIRVISFVAGDLHDVVRAWLSGRVDWNAFAMPGCCGRGRRRFRGMRDIYQEGAAMTAGAHGGMGASDGSVAAGPAGYCVCPQCGHKEPHERGVPCVERKCQKCGATMTRK; encoded by the coding sequence ATGAATGGAGGCCGGACCGAGGCCTCTCCTTCCAGACAAGCGCTTTCTGGAACAAAAATAGCTTTCGCAACTCTGGACAAGCGAATTGCACCGGTCTTTGACACCGCACGGCAGATTCATGTTATCGAGGCCAAGTTCGGGCAGATTGTTCGCGAAAGCCGGGAGCCGCTGGCGGACAATCTGCCGGTTCAAAAGGCGCTTCGGCTGGCGGAGCTGGACATCGAGACGCTGGTTTGCGGCGCCATTTCCAGGCCGTTGCATGCATTGGTCACAGCTTACGGAATCCGTGTTATCTCATTTGTAGCTGGCGATTTACATGATGTTGTCCGGGCCTGGCTCTCAGGGCGGGTCGATTGGAATGCCTTTGCCATGCCGGGCTGTTGCGGGCGCGGGCGCCGTCGCTTCAGGGGAATGCGCGATATTTATCAGGAGGGAGCCGCTATGACCGCAGGCGCGCATGGCGGAATGGGAGCATCTGACGGCTCCGTGGCGGCCGGACCTGCCGGCTACTGCGTATGCCCACAATGCGGGCATAAAGAACCACACGAACGCGGCGTGCCCTGCGTCGAGCGCAAGTGCCAAAAGTGCGGGGCCACCATGACCAGGAAATAG
- a CDS encoding sigma 54-interacting transcriptional regulator, translated as MSLTYRKNMKSGSLTPTEAILESISDGVFTVDSGWRITSFNRAAEEITGVSRKEAIGQRCSEVFRSNMCGAACALQETLKTGKPIVGKSGYIIDSNGNHIPISISTAVLRDASGRVIGGAETFRDLSEIEALRRELKGKFRIGDLASRSPLMQRLFEVLPAIAASPSTVLILGETGTGKELVARTVHSLSPRNRGPFIAVNCGALPDTLLESELFGYKAGAFTGANKDKPGRFALAKGGTIFLDEIGEISPALQVRLLRVLQERTYEPLGATRSETADERVVVATNKDLAELVRQGLFREDLYYRVNVVRIELPPLRRRKEDIPLLVDQFITRFNRLQKKTVEGITSEATSFLMSHDWPGNIRELENAIEHAFILCNEGRIGIEHLPEGLTAHGEAGRTDSDLRSAHDILDAQAIHAALERNNFNRLAAARELGIHKTTLFRRMKRLGIALPRQPGRSTSMR; from the coding sequence ATGAGTCTGACCTATAGAAAAAACATGAAATCCGGGAGTCTTACCCCCACCGAGGCCATCCTGGAGAGCATCTCGGACGGTGTATTCACGGTGGACTCGGGATGGCGCATCACTTCGTTCAACCGGGCGGCAGAAGAGATCACGGGCGTATCGCGTAAAGAAGCGATCGGCCAGCGATGCTCAGAGGTGTTCCGCTCCAACATGTGCGGGGCCGCCTGCGCGCTTCAAGAGACTTTGAAGACGGGCAAACCCATCGTCGGGAAATCCGGATATATCATCGACTCAAACGGAAACCACATCCCCATCAGCATCTCCACCGCCGTGCTACGGGACGCCTCCGGCCGCGTGATCGGCGGCGCGGAGACCTTTCGCGACCTCTCCGAAATTGAGGCGCTGCGCCGGGAGTTGAAGGGAAAGTTCCGGATCGGCGATCTTGCCAGCCGAAGTCCTTTGATGCAGCGATTGTTCGAGGTTTTGCCCGCCATTGCCGCCAGTCCCAGTACGGTTCTCATCCTCGGAGAAACCGGAACCGGCAAGGAATTGGTGGCGCGGACGGTTCACTCCCTCAGCCCTCGTAACCGGGGGCCGTTCATCGCGGTCAACTGCGGAGCCTTGCCCGATACGCTTCTGGAGTCGGAGTTGTTCGGCTACAAGGCTGGGGCATTCACCGGCGCAAACAAGGACAAGCCCGGCCGTTTCGCGTTGGCCAAGGGAGGGACCATCTTCCTCGACGAGATCGGCGAGATCAGCCCGGCCCTCCAGGTCAGGCTGCTCCGTGTGCTGCAGGAGCGGACATACGAGCCGTTAGGGGCAACCCGCTCGGAGACCGCCGATGAGCGGGTCGTCGTCGCCACAAACAAGGATCTGGCTGAGCTGGTACGTCAGGGCCTTTTTCGAGAGGACCTCTATTACCGCGTGAACGTGGTGCGCATCGAACTGCCTCCTTTGCGCCGGCGAAAAGAGGACATCCCCCTTTTGGTAGATCAGTTTATCACCCGGTTCAACCGGTTGCAGAAAAAAACTGTTGAGGGAATCACATCGGAAGCCACGTCTTTCCTTATGTCCCATGATTGGCCGGGAAACATTCGTGAGCTGGAAAACGCCATCGAGCACGCTTTCATTCTTTGCAACGAGGGGCGCATCGGCATCGAACACCTGCCCGAGGGGTTAACGGCTCATGGCGAGGCCGGGCGTACGGATTCCGATCTGCGGTCCGCCCACGATATTCTCGACGCCCAGGCCATTCACGCCGCTCTTGAACGCAATAACTTCAATAGGCTGGCGGCGGCAAGGGAACTTGGCATTCACAAGACCACGCTCTTTCGCAGAATGAAGAGGCTGGGCATTGCCCTCCCCCGGCAACCCGGCCGGTCCACGAGCATGCGGTAG
- a CDS encoding 2Fe-2S iron-sulfur cluster-binding protein → MKVAIIIDGQRVQIDRGAPIIDAARKAGIFIPTLCYHEALKAYGSCRLCMVEVIQNRQSRLVTSCNFPAEGGMEVFTDTLRVRKIRRVIVELLLARCPDVPLLRTMAVQMGIDFNRFRKKEGKECILCGLCVRFCEEVVGVGAIGLANRGTEREVATPFRVASDVCIGCGSCTYICPTGCIEMVPDEETPKLRRMNLGKLSLSPCPNKYQCETCSIEQEFFEEIKRVIADFRSKHKRTPF, encoded by the coding sequence GTGAAGGTAGCCATAATAATTGACGGCCAAAGGGTACAGATCGACCGCGGCGCTCCGATTATTGATGCGGCCAGGAAAGCCGGTATTTTTATTCCCACTCTCTGTTACCACGAGGCCCTCAAGGCGTATGGGTCGTGTCGCCTCTGTATGGTGGAGGTTATTCAGAATAGGCAGTCCAGGTTGGTAACGTCCTGCAACTTTCCGGCAGAAGGGGGGATGGAGGTCTTTACCGATACACTCAGGGTCAGAAAAATCAGAAGGGTAATCGTGGAACTCTTACTGGCGAGATGTCCTGATGTGCCGTTGCTACGGACCATGGCTGTGCAGATGGGGATTGACTTCAACCGTTTCCGAAAAAAAGAGGGGAAAGAGTGCATCCTGTGCGGACTCTGCGTCCGTTTTTGTGAAGAAGTCGTGGGGGTCGGGGCCATAGGCCTGGCCAATCGGGGTACGGAACGCGAAGTGGCGACCCCTTTTAGGGTGGCCTCGGATGTCTGTATCGGCTGTGGTTCATGCACGTATATATGCCCTACAGGGTGCATTGAGATGGTCCCTGACGAAGAAACACCAAAACTGCGGCGTATGAACCTGGGTAAACTCTCACTTTCTCCCTGCCCGAATAAATATCAGTGTGAGACATGCTCAATTGAGCAAGAATTCTTTGAGGAGATAAAGCGGGTTATCGCCGACTTTCGGAGTAAGCATAAAAGAACGCCGTTTTAA
- a CDS encoding DUF5320 domain-containing protein, whose product MPGGDGTGPMGMGPMTGRAAGYCAGSGMPGYANFAPGRGFGMGFGRGSGYGGRGRRNMFYATGRPGWMRFGGYAGSYGYPMPYQEPNAEMEKQALKSQADALQSELELIKKRLAEIETGSAKA is encoded by the coding sequence ATGCCAGGAGGAGATGGAACCGGACCCATGGGAATGGGACCAATGACGGGACGCGCGGCCGGCTACTGCGCGGGTTCTGGGATGCCGGGATACGCGAATTTTGCCCCAGGACGGGGTTTTGGCATGGGGTTTGGAAGGGGTAGCGGATACGGCGGACGCGGGAGGCGAAACATGTTTTATGCCACAGGCCGTCCGGGCTGGATGCGATTTGGAGGGTATGCAGGGTCCTATGGATACCCAATGCCATACCAGGAACCCAATGCGGAGATGGAAAAGCAGGCACTCAAGAGCCAGGCCGACGCATTGCAGTCGGAACTGGAATTAATCAAGAAGCGCCTCGCCGAGATTGAAACCGGATCTGCGAAGGCATGA
- a CDS encoding radical SAM protein, producing MSAGGFQHVYGPVASRRLGRSLGIDLVPFKTCTYDCVYCQLGRTTNKTLERKEYVPVKDVLVELGQKLAVGDVPDYISLAGSGEPTLNSGIGDLIRKIKGLTDIPVAVLTNGSLLWMSEVQDALMTADLVLPSLDAGDESLFRYVNRPHESISFEQMVDGVVSFSKRFPGELWLEVLLLGGVTGIPAEVEKIAAIIRQIRPARVQLNTVVRPPSEEFAFPLSSDQLLTLKGLFPDQVDIISENERDLSQATALSGSRNEDVLALLGRRPCTFADVASGLGIHITEAVKQLDALKSAGKVTTVLVDGRVFYTVIGSTEASRS from the coding sequence ATGAGTGCGGGCGGTTTTCAGCACGTATACGGGCCTGTTGCGTCGCGGCGCCTGGGTCGTTCTCTCGGGATCGATCTTGTGCCGTTCAAGACCTGCACCTATGACTGCGTGTACTGCCAATTGGGCCGGACTACGAATAAAACCCTTGAGCGAAAGGAATACGTCCCGGTTAAAGATGTCTTGGTCGAACTGGGACAGAAGCTGGCTGTGGGGGATGTTCCTGATTACATCAGCCTCGCGGGCTCCGGCGAACCCACGCTGAATTCCGGCATCGGTGACCTGATCCGCAAGATCAAGGGGTTGACGGATATTCCGGTGGCCGTCCTGACCAATGGCTCGCTGTTATGGATGAGTGAAGTCCAGGATGCCCTGATGACAGCCGACCTTGTACTTCCATCGCTGGACGCTGGTGATGAGTCGCTTTTTAGATACGTCAATCGTCCGCATGAAAGTATCTCTTTTGAGCAAATGGTCGATGGCGTTGTTTCCTTTAGTAAACGCTTTCCAGGGGAATTGTGGCTGGAGGTTCTTCTGCTTGGCGGCGTTACGGGAATCCCCGCTGAGGTTGAGAAGATTGCTGCCATTATTAGGCAAATCCGACCGGCGCGGGTGCAACTAAACACCGTTGTTCGTCCACCCTCTGAAGAATTTGCCTTTCCTCTCTCGTCCGACCAGCTTCTCACTCTGAAAGGACTTTTTCCGGATCAAGTGGATATCATCAGCGAGAATGAACGTGACCTTTCGCAGGCCACAGCCCTTTCCGGCTCCAGAAATGAGGACGTTCTGGCGTTGCTTGGCAGACGACCGTGTACCTTTGCCGATGTTGCAAGCGGTCTTGGCATTCATATCACGGAAGCGGTCAAACAACTCGATGCGCTCAAATCTGCCGGAAAGGTGACAACGGTTCTCGTGGATGGCCGGGTTTTCTATACCGTTATCGGATCGACAGAAGCTTCGAGGTCATGA
- a CDS encoding inorganic phosphate transporter: MTFEYTILILGYIFGLYMAWNIGANDAANAMASSVGAKAITLRQAVFVAGILNFVGAVFVGSHVVDTISKGIVSPEALTDPKVAIVGALSALIAAALWVFFATWRALPVSTTHAIVGAMVGFGIMVGGFSSVNWWKLAGIVASWIISPIFSMVLSFLVFKIIYRFILTQKDLMARAFGLSPYFIGTTFFVVIMSFLCKTPLGKRMALDTITSTGLSLAIAALMGYAGKYLLKRHTKKTGAEGVEHTFRHLQLVTACYMALSQGANDVANAIGPLALIYFFVSNGSIGGQIEVPITLLLFGGVGIAAGIAMWGHRVIETMGHKITTLTNTRGFSVEFGAATTVLLASKMGLPVSTTHAAVGSVIGVGLARGIEAVNFRIVGQIMLYWFITVPIAAITSMVIYKILCLIFF, encoded by the coding sequence ATGACCTTTGAATATACGATTCTAATCCTGGGTTACATTTTTGGACTTTATATGGCCTGGAACATCGGGGCCAACGATGCCGCCAATGCCATGGCCTCAAGCGTCGGCGCTAAGGCCATTACCCTGCGGCAGGCAGTGTTTGTCGCCGGTATTCTGAATTTCGTGGGCGCAGTTTTTGTAGGATCTCACGTGGTTGACACCATAAGTAAGGGGATTGTTTCTCCCGAGGCCCTGACCGATCCAAAAGTGGCAATCGTGGGGGCCCTTTCCGCACTCATCGCGGCCGCGCTGTGGGTATTCTTTGCCACATGGAGGGCCCTTCCCGTCTCCACCACTCATGCCATCGTCGGCGCCATGGTCGGTTTCGGCATCATGGTGGGCGGCTTTTCCTCAGTCAATTGGTGGAAGCTGGCGGGCATAGTGGCGAGCTGGATCATCTCGCCTATCTTTAGCATGGTACTATCATTCCTTGTTTTCAAGATCATTTATCGATTTATATTGACGCAGAAGGATCTGATGGCCAGGGCGTTTGGATTATCTCCATACTTCATCGGCACCACATTTTTTGTGGTAATCATGTCTTTCCTGTGTAAGACGCCATTAGGAAAAAGAATGGCGCTGGATACCATCACCTCCACCGGGTTATCCCTGGCCATTGCCGCTCTGATGGGATATGCGGGAAAATACCTGCTTAAGCGGCATACGAAGAAAACCGGTGCGGAAGGTGTTGAACATACCTTTCGTCACCTGCAACTGGTTACCGCCTGCTATATGGCGCTTTCTCAGGGGGCCAATGACGTGGCCAATGCCATCGGTCCGCTGGCGCTTATCTATTTTTTCGTCAGTAACGGGTCTATCGGCGGTCAGATTGAGGTTCCCATCACCCTCCTGTTGTTTGGAGGAGTGGGCATCGCCGCCGGTATAGCCATGTGGGGGCATCGGGTTATCGAGACCATGGGACATAAAATCACCACCCTGACAAACACACGTGGATTTTCTGTTGAATTTGGCGCGGCTACGACAGTCCTTCTGGCCTCGAAGATGGGGCTTCCCGTCTCCACCACCCACGCCGCGGTCGGCTCCGTGATCGGAGTGGGTCTGGCCAGAGGTATCGAGGCGGTGAATTTTCGGATAGTAGGCCAGATTATGCTTTACTGGTTCATCACGGTCCCCATTGCCGCGATTACCAGTATGGTTATTTATAAGATACTATGTTTGATATTTTTCTAA
- a CDS encoding hydrogenase iron-sulfur subunit translates to MAPPCKIIGFCCEHALNKEKELTGKDWLQSQSTVKVSVLPCSSKADMLALIKAFESGADGVFVLGCREDDCSLVDGCRRAGKLVNYTKRLLDEIGIGGERLEIFHLETPGCECMEQAVGTMVRRIEALELKGE, encoded by the coding sequence TTGGCGCCCCCCTGTAAAATCATAGGTTTTTGCTGCGAGCATGCGCTCAACAAGGAGAAGGAGTTGACCGGCAAGGATTGGCTGCAAAGTCAATCGACCGTCAAAGTGTCCGTATTGCCGTGCAGCAGCAAGGCCGATATGCTTGCCCTCATAAAGGCCTTTGAGTCCGGCGCAGATGGTGTCTTTGTCCTGGGGTGCAGGGAGGATGACTGTTCGCTCGTGGACGGGTGCCGCAGGGCCGGGAAATTGGTCAACTATACGAAAAGATTGTTGGATGAGATTGGTATCGGCGGTGAAAGGCTGGAGATATTTCACCTCGAAACACCGGGCTGCGAGTGTATGGAACAGGCAGTGGGAACGATGGTCCGCAGGATAGAAGCCCTGGAACTAAAAGGCGAATAA
- a CDS encoding iron-sulfur cluster assembly scaffold protein, with amino-acid sequence MTDDLDAFVQQLQSGIFEETMREWGEKAYQRWRNPSYLGAMDDADGKASLRGSCGDQMQIYLKVDAHRVTRASFLTDGCGPSVVCGSFAAEMSLGKDPEGLFEISGEAILSAIGGLPKDHEHCAFLAAETLQAAANDYLVRQAQKYKTTTVGQDVCE; translated from the coding sequence ATGACAGACGATTTGGATGCCTTTGTACAACAACTTCAATCAGGCATTTTTGAGGAAACCATGAGAGAGTGGGGTGAGAAGGCCTACCAGCGCTGGCGAAATCCCAGCTATCTGGGAGCGATGGACGATGCGGATGGCAAGGCCTCTCTGAGAGGGTCTTGCGGAGATCAAATGCAGATTTATCTAAAGGTTGATGCGCATCGGGTGACCAGGGCGTCTTTTCTAACAGATGGATGCGGTCCCAGCGTGGTGTGTGGTTCTTTCGCGGCCGAAATGTCTTTGGGGAAGGATCCCGAAGGACTTTTTGAAATATCAGGGGAGGCCATTTTATCAGCCATTGGCGGCCTACCCAAAGACCATGAGCATTGCGCCTTTCTGGCCGCCGAGACTCTCCAGGCGGCGGCTAACGATTATCTTGTCAGGCAAGCGCAAAAATACAAAACCACAACAGTAGGTCAAGACGTTTGCGAATGA
- a CDS encoding glycerophosphodiester phosphodiesterase family protein, with amino-acid sequence MMIMGHRGAKALEPENTLLSIRRAMEIGVDAVEIDVHLTKDKEVVVIHDSTVDRTTNGKGPVGSYTLEEIKKLDAGKGERIPTLEEAVGLVKGRVKLIIELKEEGIEDKIVGLINKHSLYGGVYVISFWHMAVKRVKEMDSRIKTGVLLVGCPVDACIARSASADALVMNYAFVSKGLVDKAHQEGLKVFIWNIDNRDMLKPYLDMGVDGIGSNDPRILVEYFKSV; translated from the coding sequence ATGATGATTATGGGACATCGAGGGGCCAAGGCTTTAGAACCTGAGAATACCCTGCTTTCTATAAGGCGGGCCATGGAGATCGGGGTTGATGCCGTGGAAATCGACGTCCATCTGACCAAAGACAAGGAGGTTGTCGTTATCCATGACTCAACGGTGGACCGCACTACAAATGGAAAGGGCCCGGTAGGGAGTTATACGCTTGAGGAGATAAAAAAGCTGGATGCCGGTAAGGGTGAGCGGATACCGACCCTCGAAGAGGCGGTCGGGCTTGTAAAGGGCAGGGTAAAGCTCATCATCGAATTAAAAGAAGAGGGGATAGAAGATAAGATTGTTGGGCTCATAAATAAACATAGCCTCTATGGCGGCGTTTATGTTATTTCCTTCTGGCACATGGCGGTAAAGAGAGTAAAGGAGATGGACAGCCGTATTAAGACCGGCGTGCTCCTGGTCGGCTGCCCGGTGGACGCCTGTATCGCCAGAAGCGCTTCAGCGGACGCACTGGTCATGAACTACGCCTTTGTAAGCAAAGGGCTTGTCGATAAGGCGCACCAGGAGGGTCTAAAGGTCTTTATATGGAACATCGATAATCGGGATATGCTGAAACCGTATCTTGACATGGGGGTTGACGGCATCGGCAGTAATGACCCGCGCATACTGGTAGAGTATTTCAAATCAGTATAG
- a CDS encoding CGGC domain-containing protein, translating into MAKIGLIRCEKNEKRCPLTGCLQSMKNTTQAFARYADAELVGVFTCRCPGEGVVELSKILKSKGAEVIHWCTCTFARQENGKWVAGGGFCDSVDTILNRISQEAEITCVKGTAHLPEGYQPKVFE; encoded by the coding sequence GTGGCAAAAATTGGTTTGATCCGTTGTGAAAAAAACGAAAAGCGATGCCCCCTTACCGGTTGTCTTCAAAGTATGAAGAACACCACCCAGGCCTTTGCCCGCTATGCGGATGCCGAACTCGTCGGGGTTTTCACCTGCCGGTGTCCGGGGGAAGGCGTTGTAGAACTGTCGAAAATCCTGAAGAGTAAAGGCGCCGAGGTAATTCATTGGTGTACCTGTACCTTCGCCCGCCAGGAAAACGGGAAATGGGTGGCGGGCGGCGGCTTTTGTGACAGCGTGGATACGATTCTTAATCGTATCTCCCAGGAGGCAGAAATTACATGTGTAAAAGGTACGGCCCATCTTCCAGAGGGATATCAGCCGAAAGTATTCGAGTGA
- a CDS encoding MBL fold metallo-hydrolase: MHIEKTSSMNAHRFRITILVDNQAAPGLMSEHGLSLWIEAEDKRILFDTGQGSALAANASVLGVDLSEIDILVLSHGHYDHTGGIPQLLKVNKKVEAYCHPGVVQPRYAIRDGTPKPIQMPRESIVSINKLPAQRLHWVSQPLLLSERIGITGPIPRQTSYEDTGGPFFLDPEGRRVDPIDDDLALWVQTEDGLVICVGCCHAGLVNTLNHVRRLNKGSRV, encoded by the coding sequence ATGCATATAGAAAAGACCTCCTCAATGAATGCGCATCGATTTCGGATAACGATATTGGTCGATAATCAGGCCGCCCCCGGGCTGATGTCTGAGCATGGCCTTTCGTTATGGATTGAAGCTGAAGACAAGCGCATCCTTTTCGATACGGGACAAGGGAGTGCGCTGGCCGCAAATGCCTCGGTACTTGGCGTGGACCTGAGTGAAATCGACATCCTTGTGTTGAGCCACGGGCATTACGACCATACCGGCGGAATTCCTCAACTCCTGAAGGTCAATAAAAAGGTTGAGGCCTATTGCCATCCTGGAGTAGTGCAGCCCCGATACGCCATCCGGGATGGGACGCCAAAACCGATTCAGATGCCGCGCGAATCCATAGTGTCCATTAACAAGCTGCCCGCGCAACGTCTCCACTGGGTTTCACAACCGTTGTTGCTGTCCGAGAGAATCGGCATTACCGGTCCCATTCCCCGCCAGACAAGCTACGAGGATACGGGCGGGCCGTTTTTTCTCGATCCGGAGGGAAGACGCGTAGATCCGATTGACGATGATCTAGCACTGTGGGTTCAGACGGAAGATGGTTTGGTCATCTGTGTCGGGTGCTGCCATGCGGGATTGGTGAATACACTGAACCACGTTCGACGCCTGAATAAGGGGTCGAGGGTATGA
- a CDS encoding zinc ribbon domain-containing protein — protein MPTYEYECEVCGLIFEWRQRITEDPVRECPECHGKVRRLVSGSVGFILKGFGHSRTGQRGGGCSPEQMGKTCCGRDERCGEPPCGDKL, from the coding sequence ATGCCGACCTATGAATACGAATGTGAGGTATGTGGCTTGATATTCGAATGGCGGCAGCGGATTACGGAGGACCCCGTCAGAGAGTGTCCGGAATGCCATGGAAAAGTCCGGCGGCTGGTTAGCGGCAGTGTAGGATTTATCCTCAAAGGGTTTGGGCATAGCCGAACAGGACAACGCGGGGGCGGATGTTCACCGGAACAAATGGGTAAGACCTGCTGCGGGCGAGACGAACGTTGCGGAGAACCGCCGTGCGGGGACAAATTATGA
- a CDS encoding TIGR00153 family protein, with protein sequence MRIPILSMFMTSPFEGLQEHAEKVRDGAAMFRIAVKCYLSAECESFERARQEVSDLEHQADAVKRRIRGHLPKGTLLPVDKFQIFSYLKEQDKVIDCFEHVLDWLAFRPADKIPEYFRGDLFFLVDSVLNPIDRLNEMLIDARRYFKTFSEEDRKIVKEHVRELRKKEGQADVLEATLKHDIFAKEIDAVTIFHLIRLVEMLGEIADHVENAGDRMRAMIAK encoded by the coding sequence ATGCGCATACCTATTTTATCCATGTTTATGACTTCACCCTTTGAAGGACTTCAGGAACATGCGGAGAAGGTCAGAGACGGGGCCGCAATGTTCCGTATTGCGGTAAAGTGTTACTTAAGCGCTGAGTGCGAGTCTTTTGAACGGGCCAGGCAAGAGGTGTCGGATCTGGAACATCAGGCCGATGCAGTGAAGAGACGCATCAGGGGTCATCTTCCCAAAGGGACCCTGCTGCCTGTAGATAAATTTCAGATTTTCAGCTACCTGAAAGAACAGGACAAGGTAATCGATTGTTTTGAACATGTGCTGGATTGGCTGGCATTTAGACCCGCTGATAAGATTCCGGAATATTTCCGGGGGGATCTGTTTTTTCTGGTAGATTCTGTCCTTAATCCAATTGATAGGCTTAATGAGATGCTTATAGACGCGCGGCGGTACTTTAAGACTTTTTCCGAAGAAGACCGGAAGATTGTAAAGGAACACGTCCGGGAATTGCGAAAGAAAGAAGGGCAGGCCGACGTACTCGAAGCCACACTCAAACACGATATTTTTGCCAAGGAGATAGATGCGGTAACCATCTTTCATCTGATCCGGTTGGTGGAAATGCTCGGCGAGATCGCGGATCATGTGGAAAATGCCGGGGACAGGATGCGGGCCATGATTGCCAAGTAA
- a CDS encoding HAD-IA family hydrolase translates to MAEEGFREGLKAIARQNGIDPAVLHRLAVEAIYESGYVTGRGSESEFWDMMRRRSGLSGSDAELTREILQRFVLRPKMIEVARTLRRDNFVTGILSDQTNWLDILNERDHFFQEFDRVFNSYYLGKGKKDLTIFDDVIRTLGVSPPETLFVDDHPGNIERASRRGLKTILYRDQDPFLVELEQILGRRMIPD, encoded by the coding sequence ATGGCGGAAGAAGGTTTTCGCGAAGGGCTTAAGGCCATTGCCCGGCAAAACGGGATTGATCCGGCAGTCTTGCATCGTCTGGCGGTTGAGGCGATCTATGAATCCGGATATGTAACCGGCCGGGGTAGCGAGTCAGAATTCTGGGATATGATGCGCCGGCGTTCCGGCCTTAGCGGGAGCGACGCAGAACTTACCCGGGAGATCCTGCAACGCTTTGTCCTGCGGCCGAAAATGATCGAGGTGGCGCGCACCCTGCGCCGTGACAACTTTGTTACCGGTATCCTCAGCGACCAGACCAACTGGCTGGACATCCTGAACGAGAGAGACCATTTTTTTCAGGAGTTTGATCGGGTGTTTAACAGTTACTATCTGGGCAAGGGCAAAAAGGATCTAACCATATTTGACGATGTTATACGGACGCTTGGCGTCTCACCGCCGGAGACGCTGTTCGTGGATGACCATCCAGGCAATATTGAGCGTGCGAGCCGGCGGGGATTAAAGACCATTCTCTACCGGGATCAAGACCCTTTCCTTGTAGAACTTGAACAGATCCTCGGACGCCGCATGATTCCGGATTAA
- a CDS encoding ARMT1-like domain-containing protein, translated as MNTSLDCIPCFIRQALEAVRMVSTDRIVHESVVRDVLRWTGEMDLDHPPPVMGQRIHRHLREITGVEDPYRLAKGHQNRMALSLLPELKAEIKAASDPLAIAVRLAIAGNVIDMGVNGSVTESDVRQSVSQALAGAFIGEMDEFRQSVAKARSILYLADNAGEIVFDRLLIEQLSPERVTVAVRGAPVINDATMDDALDVGLHEIVEIIDNGSDAPGTILEECNQEFRRRFAEADLILAKGQGNYETLNDGPANIFFLFKAKCPVIADHAGLPLGTQALIRSGNMISNLESDLSAERSNVR; from the coding sequence ATGAATACGTCTCTCGATTGCATTCCCTGCTTCATTCGTCAGGCATTAGAGGCGGTTAGGATGGTTTCTACGGACCGCATCGTTCATGAAAGCGTTGTGCGTGATGTGTTGCGCTGGACCGGTGAAATGGACTTGGATCATCCGCCTCCCGTTATGGGTCAACGTATTCACCGGCACCTCCGGGAGATTACCGGCGTAGAGGACCCTTACCGGCTGGCGAAAGGACATCAGAACCGCATGGCCTTGAGTCTGCTCCCGGAGCTGAAAGCTGAGATCAAGGCCGCGTCGGACCCGCTGGCCATTGCGGTGCGCCTGGCCATTGCAGGGAATGTGATCGACATGGGTGTAAACGGCAGCGTGACCGAGTCCGATGTGCGCCAATCCGTTAGCCAGGCGCTGGCGGGGGCTTTCATCGGGGAGATGGATGAATTTCGACAATCTGTCGCCAAAGCCCGAAGTATCCTGTACCTGGCCGATAACGCCGGGGAGATTGTCTTTGACCGGCTGCTGATCGAGCAACTTTCACCGGAGCGGGTCACCGTAGCCGTGCGGGGCGCGCCGGTCATCAACGACGCGACCATGGACGACGCCCTGGATGTGGGACTCCACGAAATCGTCGAGATCATCGACAACGGTTCGGATGCGCCGGGGACGATACTTGAGGAGTGCAACCAGGAATTTCGACGGCGATTCGCCGAGGCTGATCTGATCCTTGCCAAGGGGCAAGGCAACTATGAGACACTTAACGACGGGCCGGCCAATATTTTTTTTCTGTTCAAGGCCAAGTGCCCTGTAATCGCGGACCATGCTGGACTGCCGTTGGGGACACAGGCGCTGATCCGTTCGGGAAATATGATATCGAATTTGGAGAGCGATCTTTCCGCTGAAAGATCAAATGTTCGCTGA